Proteins from one Pseudobythopirellula maris genomic window:
- the serC gene encoding 3-phosphoserine/phosphohydroxythreonine transaminase: MSISPAPLSETPAGASVEDRVYNFSAGPAVLPLSVLERAREELLCMPGVGASILEISHRSKAFLEIIETAEANLRKLLGISDDYAVLFLQGGSRLQFSMVPMNLLGADQSADYMVTGSWGKKALEEAAKVGKTRKVYDAKETNYDRLPEPFCADGGTMDLDPQAAYLHYTSNETIQGVQFSAEPETQGVPLVCDASSEFLYKPLDIDKYGLIYACAQKNAGPAGVTIVVVRKDLAERADPNLGVYLNFNTHIASGSMDNTPPTFAIYINKLVTDWLLSEVGGLEAMHSRNAEKAKLLYDVLDQNAEFYQGHARPDCRSLMNVTFRLPSDELTTKFDAEAKQNGMTDLKGHRSVGGIRASIYNAMPLAGVETLRDFMVDFAKKNG, translated from the coding sequence ATGTCGATCTCGCCCGCCCCGTTGTCCGAGACCCCTGCTGGCGCCTCGGTCGAAGACCGCGTTTACAACTTCTCGGCCGGCCCCGCCGTGCTGCCGCTGTCCGTCTTGGAGCGGGCCCGCGAAGAGTTGCTCTGCATGCCGGGCGTCGGCGCCAGCATCCTGGAGATCAGCCACCGCAGCAAAGCGTTCCTCGAGATCATCGAGACCGCCGAGGCCAATCTCCGCAAGCTGCTCGGCATCAGCGACGACTACGCCGTGCTCTTCCTCCAGGGAGGCAGCCGGCTGCAGTTCTCGATGGTCCCGATGAACCTGCTGGGCGCCGACCAATCGGCCGATTACATGGTCACCGGCTCGTGGGGCAAGAAGGCCTTGGAAGAGGCCGCCAAGGTCGGCAAGACCCGCAAGGTCTACGACGCCAAAGAGACCAACTACGACCGGCTTCCCGAGCCGTTCTGCGCGGACGGCGGCACGATGGACCTCGACCCCCAAGCCGCCTACCTGCACTACACCAGCAACGAGACGATCCAGGGCGTGCAGTTCAGCGCCGAGCCCGAGACGCAGGGTGTGCCGCTGGTCTGCGACGCCTCGAGTGAGTTCCTCTACAAGCCGCTCGACATCGACAAGTACGGGTTGATCTACGCCTGCGCCCAAAAGAACGCCGGGCCGGCGGGGGTGACGATCGTCGTCGTCCGCAAGGACCTCGCCGAGCGGGCCGACCCGAACCTGGGGGTCTACCTCAATTTCAACACGCACATCGCGTCCGGCTCGATGGACAACACTCCGCCGACCTTCGCGATCTATATCAACAAGCTGGTGACCGACTGGCTGCTGAGCGAGGTCGGCGGCCTCGAAGCGATGCACAGCCGCAACGCCGAGAAGGCCAAGCTGCTGTACGACGTGCTCGACCAGAACGCCGAGTTCTACCAGGGCCACGCCCGGCCCGACTGCCGCAGCCTGATGAACGTGACGTTCCGCCTGCCGAGCGACGAGCTGACCACCAAGTTCGACGCCGAGGCCAAGCAGAACGGCATGACCGACCTGAAGGGCCACCGCAGCGTCGGCGGCATCCGCGCTTCGATCTACAACGCCATGCCCCTGGCGGGCGTCGAGACGCTCCGCGACTTCATGGTCGATTTCGCCAAGAAGAACGGATAG
- the serA gene encoding phosphoglycerate dehydrogenase, which produces MPSVIVLDPLAQEGLDLLDAAEGITYEVRTGLKGDDLREAVSQFDGAICRSGVKLTSDVLTGKSKLKAVVRAGVGTDNIDKDAATKAGVVVMNTPAGNTISTAEHAIALMLAMSRSIAPAYQSLIEGRWDRKAFMGAQVAGKTLGIVGLGRIGLAVAARAKALEMDLIGYDPFMSAERAKQLGIELVENVADMLPRVDYLTVHTPLTEETRNLISTEQIEVMKPGARLINCARGGIYDEAALAEGLKAGKIAGVALDVYPDEPCTDSPLFGMPGVVCTPHLGASTEEAQTQVAVEAVELLTAYLSTGAIRCAVNVPSLDPQTLASLRSYLDLAHRLGRLAAGLDPSGLTKCQLTYRGELAERDTKVLTSAFAVGLLEDAMPESLNLVNAESLLRDRGIELVEAKNSHQGAFRSAIGVELASAGSSHTMTGAILGADMPRLVEIDGYRLESFLDGFLLLFKHKDVPGIIGSVGTTLGDAGVNIAQMAVGREAQGGEAVAVLNIDGEPPQSAVDAVLAHEAITKAKVVRLPAAGTLPSWLG; this is translated from the coding sequence ATGCCCAGCGTTATCGTTCTCGACCCGCTCGCTCAAGAAGGCCTCGACCTGTTGGACGCCGCCGAGGGGATCACCTACGAGGTCCGCACCGGCTTGAAGGGTGACGACCTCCGTGAGGCCGTTTCGCAATTCGACGGCGCCATCTGCCGCAGCGGCGTGAAGCTCACCTCCGACGTGCTCACGGGCAAGAGCAAGCTCAAGGCGGTCGTGCGGGCCGGCGTCGGCACCGACAACATCGACAAAGACGCGGCCACCAAGGCGGGCGTGGTGGTGATGAACACCCCGGCCGGCAACACGATCAGCACCGCCGAGCACGCCATCGCGCTGATGCTCGCGATGAGCCGCTCGATCGCCCCGGCTTACCAGTCGCTCATCGAGGGCCGCTGGGACCGCAAGGCGTTCATGGGCGCCCAGGTCGCCGGCAAGACGCTCGGCATCGTCGGGCTGGGCCGCATCGGCCTGGCCGTCGCCGCCCGCGCCAAGGCACTCGAGATGGACCTGATCGGTTACGACCCCTTCATGTCGGCCGAACGCGCCAAGCAGCTCGGCATCGAACTGGTGGAGAACGTGGCCGACATGCTGCCGCGCGTCGACTACCTCACGGTCCACACGCCGCTCACCGAAGAGACCCGCAATTTGATCTCGACCGAGCAGATCGAAGTCATGAAGCCGGGCGCCCGGCTCATCAACTGCGCACGCGGCGGCATCTACGACGAAGCCGCCCTGGCCGAGGGCCTCAAGGCGGGCAAGATCGCCGGCGTCGCGCTCGACGTTTACCCGGACGAGCCCTGCACCGACAGCCCGCTGTTCGGCATGCCGGGCGTCGTTTGCACGCCCCACCTGGGAGCGAGCACCGAAGAGGCCCAGACGCAGGTCGCCGTCGAGGCCGTCGAGCTGCTCACCGCGTACCTGAGCACCGGCGCCATCCGCTGTGCGGTCAACGTCCCCTCGCTGGACCCGCAAACGCTCGCCTCGCTCCGCAGCTACTTGGACCTGGCCCACCGCCTGGGACGCTTGGCGGCCGGCCTCGACCCCAGCGGCCTCACGAAGTGCCAGCTCACCTACCGCGGCGAACTCGCCGAACGCGACACCAAGGTGCTCACCTCGGCCTTCGCCGTCGGGCTGCTCGAAGACGCCATGCCCGAGTCGCTCAACCTCGTGAACGCCGAGTCGCTGCTCCGCGACCGCGGCATCGAACTTGTCGAAGCCAAGAACAGCCACCAGGGCGCCTTCCGTTCGGCGATCGGCGTGGAGCTCGCCTCGGCCGGCAGCTCGCACACCATGACCGGCGCCATCCTTGGCGCCGACATGCCGCGCCTCGTGGAGATCGACGGCTACCGACTCGAGTCGTTCCTCGACGGCTTCCTGTTGCTGTTCAAGCACAAAGACGTTCCCGGCATCATCGGCTCGGTCGGCACGACGCTCGGCGACGCGGGTGTGAACATCGCTCAGATGGCCGTGGGCCGCGAGGCCCAGGGCGGCGAAGCCGTGGCGGTGCTCAACATCGACGGCGAGCCGCCGCAGTCGGCCGTCGACGCCGTGCTCGCCCACGAGGCGATCACCAAAGCGAAGGTCGTCCGCCTGCCTGCCGCGGGCACGCTGCCAAGCTGGCTCGGCTGA
- a CDS encoding zinc ribbon domain-containing protein has translation MSTASSNAFDPTIKLTAVAPVFCSHCGRRGENRFCSACGAPLKSPEAGETPAAPAPVGDWRQETRLERLLAHAEVRERIERAQAGAKPTVSGEQVLGLLGAALPGGVPYDKLAGVVQPMYASMGVKLDREQRGEVAAPVGETIVRALCSLGRRGQELRGADQADDGVTLIATLPSDVWALGGEIRVAIRGRERTTLVEAATHIPGQWLDWGKSRKGLERLFGDLRAAA, from the coding sequence GTGAGTACTGCTTCGTCCAACGCGTTCGACCCCACCATCAAACTCACCGCCGTGGCGCCGGTGTTTTGCTCGCATTGCGGCCGGCGGGGCGAGAACCGTTTCTGCTCGGCTTGTGGGGCGCCGCTCAAAAGCCCCGAGGCTGGCGAAACGCCAGCGGCGCCGGCGCCTGTTGGTGACTGGCGTCAGGAGACGCGGCTCGAGCGTTTACTCGCCCACGCCGAGGTGCGTGAGCGGATCGAGCGGGCCCAGGCCGGCGCCAAGCCGACCGTCAGCGGCGAGCAGGTGTTGGGGCTGTTGGGGGCCGCGCTTCCCGGCGGCGTGCCGTACGACAAGCTCGCCGGCGTGGTTCAGCCGATGTACGCCTCGATGGGCGTGAAGCTCGACCGCGAGCAGCGTGGCGAAGTGGCGGCGCCGGTCGGCGAGACGATCGTCCGCGCACTCTGCTCGCTGGGGCGCCGCGGCCAAGAGCTCCGAGGCGCCGACCAAGCGGACGACGGCGTGACGCTGATCGCTACTTTGCCGTCCGACGTGTGGGCCCTGGGGGGCGAGATCCGCGTAGCGATCCGCGGCCGCGAGCGCACGACCCTGGTCGAAGCCGCCACCCACATCCCCGGCCAATGGCTCGACTGGGGCAAGAGCCGCAAGGGACTCGAGCGGCTGTTCGGCGACCTGCGTGCGGCGGCGTGA
- a CDS encoding beta-galactosidase: MATVHEPAPPAAPAETFAMGAAVSPAGDKLTVDSQSLLMNGRRWMPAMGEFHFSRCPEGEWREELLKMRAGGVRIAATYVFWIHHQEAEGLFDWTGRRDLRRFAQLCQEAGLKLVVRIGPWCHGEVRGGGLPDWLLAKDFPSRRDDPRYLQYVRDFYGEIGEQLAGLMWKDGGPVVGVQLENEYRGRAEHLLTLKRLAREAGLDAPLYTRTGWPTLATPMPPGEILPLYGAYAEGFWDRSTRPMPGRYWMAFRFSPLRTDAAIATDLLGEREARDPQGVELYPFLTCELGGGMTPSYHRRVRIDPADVETLALVKLGSGGVLPGYYMYHGGENPRGELTTLQESQANGEWNDLPQVNYDFQAPIGQYGQLRPHYHALRRMHLWLDDWGEALAAMPPTLPAERPVGREDHGTLRWAVRSDGHAGFVFINNHERLADLGPKRGVRFEVELPEGDAVTLPRDPVDIAAGTRIVWPFGLPLCDGLRLEHATAQWVTSAEGQGGRTVFFAATPGVDAEFVLSGVGIEVESKGRVRQEGDQRVVDSLTPGRDVALTVRTPAGETVRIVLLSEADSLALWKLEWLGRERVLLTEAGLVVDGGALRLTSSDSAELAVGVWPADDLAPKGLPRAAADGVFARFDLDAEPAPPLDLVVEQVRQAGPPREIPLGNSPKPVAAAPAAEDFAAAARWTVRLPETLDPASDPLVRIHYVADVARVSFGDELVCDDFYHGRPLEIGLRRWGHGAAAGDLSIELLPLQRGAPIYLPADAWPAFDEGKPFARIDRVELVRRRVAELKPSNDRD, from the coding sequence GTGGCAACCGTGCACGAGCCGGCGCCGCCGGCGGCGCCGGCCGAGACTTTCGCGATGGGCGCCGCCGTCTCGCCAGCGGGCGACAAACTGACGGTCGACTCGCAGAGTCTGCTGATGAACGGCCGGCGGTGGATGCCGGCGATGGGCGAGTTCCACTTCAGCCGCTGCCCCGAGGGGGAGTGGCGTGAGGAGTTGCTCAAGATGCGCGCCGGTGGTGTGCGGATCGCAGCGACCTACGTTTTCTGGATCCACCACCAGGAGGCCGAGGGGCTATTCGACTGGACGGGGCGCCGCGACCTGAGGCGATTCGCACAGCTCTGCCAAGAGGCGGGCCTCAAGCTCGTGGTGCGCATTGGCCCGTGGTGCCACGGCGAGGTGCGGGGCGGCGGGCTGCCCGATTGGTTGCTGGCCAAAGATTTTCCCTCGCGTCGCGACGACCCGCGCTACCTGCAATACGTCCGAGATTTCTACGGCGAGATCGGCGAGCAGCTCGCAGGGCTGATGTGGAAAGACGGCGGGCCGGTCGTCGGTGTGCAGCTCGAAAACGAGTACCGCGGCCGCGCCGAGCATCTGCTCACCCTCAAACGCTTGGCCCGCGAGGCGGGGCTCGACGCGCCGCTCTACACGCGCACCGGCTGGCCCACGCTCGCCACGCCGATGCCGCCCGGCGAGATCTTGCCGCTCTACGGCGCCTACGCCGAGGGGTTTTGGGACCGCTCGACCCGTCCGATGCCGGGTCGCTACTGGATGGCGTTCCGCTTCTCGCCGCTGCGAACCGACGCGGCGATCGCCACCGACCTGTTGGGCGAGCGCGAGGCCCGTGATCCACAAGGCGTCGAGCTCTACCCCTTCCTCACCTGCGAGCTTGGCGGCGGCATGACGCCAAGCTACCACCGCCGTGTGCGGATCGACCCCGCCGACGTGGAGACACTCGCCCTCGTGAAGCTCGGCTCGGGCGGCGTGTTGCCGGGCTATTACATGTACCACGGCGGCGAGAACCCGCGCGGCGAGCTGACAACCCTGCAAGAGTCGCAGGCCAACGGCGAGTGGAACGACCTGCCGCAGGTGAACTACGACTTCCAGGCGCCGATCGGCCAGTACGGCCAACTGCGGCCGCACTACCACGCGTTGCGGAGGATGCACCTGTGGCTCGATGACTGGGGCGAGGCGCTTGCCGCCATGCCCCCCACACTGCCAGCAGAACGGCCCGTCGGCCGCGAAGACCACGGCACGCTCCGCTGGGCCGTGCGCAGCGACGGCCACGCCGGCTTTGTGTTTATCAACAACCACGAGCGGCTCGCCGACCTCGGTCCGAAGCGCGGCGTGCGGTTCGAGGTGGAGCTGCCTGAGGGCGATGCGGTCACGCTGCCTCGCGATCCGGTCGACATCGCCGCCGGGACGCGGATCGTCTGGCCTTTTGGTCTGCCATTGTGCGACGGTCTGCGGCTCGAACACGCGACGGCGCAGTGGGTCACGTCCGCTGAAGGGCAGGGGGGCCGCACGGTCTTTTTCGCCGCGACGCCGGGCGTCGACGCCGAGTTTGTGTTGAGCGGAGTGGGGATCGAGGTCGAATCGAAGGGCCGCGTGCGTCAGGAAGGCGATCAGCGCGTGGTCGATTCGCTCACGCCCGGCCGCGACGTCGCCCTCACGGTCCGCACTCCCGCGGGCGAAACGGTTCGCATCGTCCTTTTGAGCGAGGCCGACTCGCTAGCGTTGTGGAAGCTCGAATGGTTGGGCCGCGAACGGGTGTTACTCACCGAGGCGGGCTTGGTGGTCGACGGCGGCGCGCTGCGGCTCACCTCGTCCGACTCGGCGGAGCTCGCGGTCGGGGTTTGGCCCGCCGACGACCTGGCCCCCAAGGGGCTGCCGCGGGCGGCGGCCGACGGCGTGTTCGCCCGATTCGACCTCGACGCCGAGCCGGCGCCGCCGCTCGATCTCGTCGTCGAGCAAGTCCGCCAAGCCGGCCCGCCGCGTGAGATCCCTTTGGGCAATAGCCCGAAGCCGGTCGCCGCGGCTCCCGCCGCCGAAGACTTTGCCGCAGCGGCGCGTTGGACGGTTCGATTACCCGAAACGCTTGACCCCGCGAGCGATCCTCTCGTGCGCATCCACTACGTGGCCGACGTGGCCCGCGTATCGTTCGGCGATGAGCTCGTTTGCGATGATTTTTATCATGGCCGGCCGCTGGAGATCGGCTTGCGGCGGTGGGGTCACGGGGCGGCCGCCGGCGATTTGTCGATCGAGCTTCTGCCGTTGCAGCGGGGGGCGCCGATCTACTTGCCGGCGGACGCCTGGCCCGCGTTTGACGAAGGTAAACCTTTCGCCCGGATCGATCGCGTCGAGCTCGTGCGTCGCCGCGTGGCCGAGCTCAAGCCAAGCAACGACCGCGATTAA
- a CDS encoding fasciclin domain-containing protein — protein sequence MKTFTSVGCTLSAAALFSLCLIPVAGADEHDSHSNAAQCEVTQAKHSEQADIVDTAVAAGSFKTLVAAVQAADLVEALKGDGPFTVLAPTDEAFAKLPKGTVETLLKPENKKKLASILTYHVIAARAPADKVVGMKSAETLNGQSVSIAVNDGEVKIDNAKVVKTDIFCSNGVIHVIDTVLMPKEESAAAAEPAAATEY from the coding sequence ATGAAGACCTTTACAAGCGTCGGTTGCACGCTCTCGGCGGCGGCCCTCTTTTCGCTCTGTCTGATCCCCGTCGCCGGGGCTGACGAGCACGACTCCCACAGCAACGCCGCACAGTGTGAGGTCACGCAAGCCAAGCATTCCGAGCAGGCCGACATCGTCGACACCGCCGTTGCCGCGGGATCCTTCAAGACTCTCGTCGCTGCCGTGCAAGCCGCCGACTTGGTCGAAGCCCTCAAGGGTGACGGGCCGTTCACTGTTCTCGCCCCCACCGACGAGGCTTTCGCCAAGCTCCCCAAGGGTACGGTCGAGACGTTGCTCAAGCCGGAGAACAAGAAGAAGCTCGCCTCGATCCTGACCTACCACGTGATCGCCGCCCGGGCGCCGGCCGACAAGGTCGTGGGCATGAAGAGTGCCGAAACGCTCAACGGCCAGAGCGTGTCGATCGCGGTAAATGACGGAGAGGTGAAGATCGACAACGCCAAAGTGGTGAAGACCGACATCTTCTGCTCGAACGGCGTCATCCATGTGATCGACACGGTGCTCATGCCCAAGGAAGAATCGGCCGCAGCGGCGGAGCCGGCCGCGGCAACCGAGTACTGA
- a CDS encoding tetratricopeptide repeat protein, translating to MNRRGITLLILLSAALIAPIGCGAPSATVAISSPAAPREPIGPLLCLRTEWYPQRPEGDGGVEHATLREIFRQGVLIAARDELGLVTRDQTLGEPFPTTTDTPDAPEAGEPNTNSKAPPALDLTVRIDQSGNWEARLTGAGWTAAKPVWSRSGSLDPDPQTLYAQAAEQVSEAVAEISEALREAGASASPPPAAVAIVSLDEAEAWLEKMDFVSQFAAVRTAHRALGAEGASPEWLGVLARGYAHLAMLTEHTWSSQPDAFAARSLLYAERAMLKSGEADKASWLRAYAQAVVGLHGAALDEAERLLASETPAPPWAGLVVPFCRFDHDSLERVIESHPELTETAALLQWQLYRSYFHGRWIYEKGLEAAQTCPEAYGVYSVMANWSALKIKRVGAWTGAEAFASSLPARVAKLDGLPDSVKTLVAEQPGWIAEMLSGLPAGDSSGRPMNVSRALRSAAAESLAEECSWAILAELIAEEQFVEAADALRVSTDATEHSNAGLVARLRPLVEGHRYAPFIESYAAPRTNPAAAKAEIAKLTVVDPRATMRGMLSKGWQAKLSGERWGSQLGCFLMEQRPFRQPTLIDLFNRVAMKWTNTVTHEQRTALENELAAVSPESPNATRARWNNRENLTSEQIAEWESQLTADPIGWMQAAAAHYRIEDYQNAARCYRRSLDISPCHDATTWLANCYWELGKTELWEPTLMEYLEVEDLGLAHAGIHRKIAEEHIRNRRWTKAEPHAVEAADTYSGWGLKLAAQVYEGMQDPEKAGHYYAEGARSYPSSMGTHWYFWTVRTGQGDAEAARAAAEQSLAVAEHSSYYDPQLRMALCHWFDGDHEAALRVIDQRLQPHRDSKDPWARQYNSLLTAIIAGECGDAERQKSAIESIRQTAQHDDIKQWPDWIVVYEALAEALEGKELSDATLQTYGKALRETSDRYRCDYNCFLGAALEQQGKPDLADEYLGIAAFFPPFDLYTSTLAGRSLVRRHGADRGGTPQVYAQQEEAARAEAESADASEETASATEPE from the coding sequence ATGAATCGACGTGGAATCACGCTCTTGATTCTCCTGTCAGCTGCCCTTATCGCTCCGATCGGTTGCGGCGCCCCGTCGGCCACGGTGGCGATCTCGAGCCCGGCGGCGCCCCGCGAGCCGATCGGGCCGCTGCTCTGCCTCCGAACCGAGTGGTATCCCCAGCGGCCCGAGGGGGACGGCGGGGTCGAGCACGCCACGCTGCGCGAAATTTTCCGCCAGGGGGTGTTGATCGCGGCCCGAGACGAGTTGGGACTCGTCACCCGCGACCAGACGCTCGGCGAGCCTTTCCCCACAACGACCGACACGCCGGATGCCCCAGAGGCGGGCGAGCCGAATACGAATAGTAAGGCCCCTCCGGCGCTCGACTTGACGGTTCGGATCGATCAATCCGGCAATTGGGAGGCCCGCCTCACCGGCGCCGGGTGGACGGCGGCTAAACCGGTTTGGAGTCGCAGCGGGAGCCTCGATCCCGATCCGCAGACCCTCTACGCCCAAGCCGCTGAGCAAGTGAGTGAGGCCGTGGCGGAGATCTCCGAAGCGCTCAGAGAGGCCGGGGCATCGGCTTCGCCGCCGCCCGCCGCGGTGGCGATCGTGTCGCTGGACGAGGCGGAAGCTTGGCTTGAAAAGATGGATTTCGTCTCGCAGTTCGCAGCCGTGCGCACAGCCCACCGGGCCCTCGGCGCCGAGGGCGCCTCGCCAGAATGGCTGGGAGTGCTGGCCCGCGGATACGCTCACCTCGCGATGCTCACCGAGCACACTTGGTCGAGCCAACCCGACGCCTTCGCCGCTCGGTCGTTGCTGTACGCCGAACGGGCGATGCTGAAGTCAGGGGAAGCCGACAAGGCAAGTTGGCTTCGAGCCTACGCGCAGGCGGTGGTCGGCCTGCATGGGGCGGCTTTGGACGAGGCGGAGAGGCTCCTCGCGAGCGAGACGCCGGCGCCGCCGTGGGCGGGCCTGGTCGTCCCCTTTTGCCGCTTCGATCACGACTCGCTTGAGCGGGTGATTGAGAGTCATCCCGAGTTGACCGAGACCGCCGCCCTGCTGCAGTGGCAACTCTACCGCAGCTACTTTCACGGACGTTGGATCTACGAGAAGGGCCTCGAAGCGGCGCAAACTTGCCCCGAGGCTTACGGGGTCTATTCGGTAATGGCCAATTGGAGCGCTTTGAAGATCAAACGTGTCGGCGCCTGGACGGGCGCCGAGGCCTTCGCCTCCTCGTTGCCAGCGCGGGTTGCGAAACTCGATGGGTTGCCCGATTCGGTAAAGACGCTCGTCGCGGAGCAGCCCGGCTGGATCGCTGAAATGCTTAGCGGCTTACCGGCGGGGGATTCGAGTGGCCGACCGATGAACGTCTCTCGGGCTCTGAGATCCGCCGCCGCAGAGTCGCTTGCCGAGGAGTGCTCGTGGGCGATCCTGGCCGAGTTGATCGCCGAAGAGCAATTCGTCGAGGCGGCCGACGCCCTCCGCGTGTCGACCGACGCGACGGAACACTCGAACGCGGGTTTGGTCGCCAGGCTGCGGCCGCTGGTCGAGGGCCACCGCTACGCGCCCTTCATCGAGAGCTACGCCGCCCCGCGGACCAACCCCGCGGCCGCCAAGGCGGAGATCGCAAAGCTCACCGTCGTCGACCCTCGCGCAACGATGAGGGGCATGCTCTCCAAGGGCTGGCAGGCGAAGCTCTCGGGAGAACGCTGGGGTTCCCAATTGGGCTGCTTCCTCATGGAGCAACGACCCTTCCGTCAACCCACACTCATCGACCTGTTTAATCGCGTGGCGATGAAATGGACCAATACTGTAACCCACGAGCAGCGAACCGCCTTGGAGAACGAACTCGCCGCGGTCAGCCCCGAGTCGCCCAACGCCACACGCGCCCGCTGGAACAACCGGGAGAACCTCACCTCCGAGCAGATCGCCGAGTGGGAGTCGCAGTTGACGGCGGACCCGATCGGCTGGATGCAAGCGGCCGCGGCTCACTACCGGATTGAAGATTACCAGAACGCGGCCCGCTGCTACCGCCGTTCGCTCGACATCAGCCCGTGCCACGACGCCACGACGTGGTTGGCGAACTGCTACTGGGAATTGGGTAAGACCGAGCTCTGGGAGCCGACGCTCATGGAGTACCTCGAGGTGGAGGACCTCGGTCTCGCCCACGCCGGCATCCATCGGAAGATAGCCGAAGAGCACATACGCAACCGTCGCTGGACGAAGGCCGAGCCGCACGCGGTGGAGGCCGCCGACACCTATTCGGGTTGGGGCCTGAAGCTTGCCGCCCAAGTGTACGAAGGGATGCAGGACCCTGAGAAGGCGGGGCACTACTACGCCGAGGGGGCGCGCTCTTATCCCTCGTCGATGGGCACTCATTGGTACTTCTGGACCGTCCGCACGGGCCAAGGCGACGCCGAAGCCGCCCGCGCCGCCGCCGAGCAGAGTCTTGCTGTCGCCGAGCACTCTTCCTACTACGACCCCCAGCTCCGTATGGCCCTCTGCCATTGGTTCGACGGCGACCACGAAGCGGCGCTCCGGGTCATTGACCAACGACTCCAGCCGCACCGCGATTCGAAGGACCCCTGGGCACGGCAGTACAACTCGCTGCTGACCGCCATCATCGCGGGCGAGTGCGGGGACGCTGAACGCCAGAAGAGCGCGATCGAATCGATCCGTCAAACGGCTCAGCACGATGACATCAAGCAATGGCCCGATTGGATTGTCGTCTACGAGGCGTTGGCCGAAGCTCTTGAGGGCAAGGAATTGAGCGACGCGACATTGCAAACGTACGGCAAGGCCTTGCGCGAGACGAGCGACCGCTACCGCTGCGACTACAACTGCTTCCTGGGGGCGGCGTTGGAGCAGCAGGGCAAGCCCGATTTGGCCGACGAGTATTTGGGGATCGCGGCTTTCTTCCCGCCGTTCGATCTGTACACCTCCACGCTGGCCGGACGATCGCTGGTCAGGCGCCACGGCGCCGATCGAGGCGGGACGCCCCAGGTCTACGCCCAGCAGGAGGAAGCCGCTCGCGCCGAAGCCGAGTCGGCGGACGCTTCCGAAGAGACCGCCTCGGCGACGGAGCCTGAGTAA
- a CDS encoding DNA-directed RNA polymerase subunit alpha C-terminal domain-containing protein, whose amino-acid sequence MSTLATTPTATEFDVKQLIVSTAAFGPREIDEITAAIAANYSKYRELREAIEELELQESRTPATSAKLGVCLHLVGRYSEAIEVLSHADGGALTHFYLGRANLSLDKYEEALTAYESAERAGYDKGIVALAKAEAKRYMGDAEGSLAILDNLSGAVEQTADYLYQRSATVQAMGGNQSEVVALLERAVGADDKHSGALFGLALQNDRSGNDSYARELYEQAAQQFPTHIGTLLNLGVLYEDMEQYERAKGCYQRILDAHPSHWRARLYFKDADASRDMFYDEEARRQQDRLSQVLSIPVTDFELSVRSRNCLQKMGVMTLGDLTETTEQELLASKNFGETSLVEIREMLHSKGLDLGQFANQRREEEPAYDPDSMSPDERALLDRPISDLSLSVRARKCMVRLGLTTVGELVRRTGDDLLECKNFGVTSLNEVREKLTANGLKLRGD is encoded by the coding sequence ATGTCGACCCTAGCCACCACGCCGACGGCGACCGAATTCGATGTCAAGCAGCTGATCGTGTCGACCGCGGCCTTCGGGCCACGCGAGATCGACGAGATCACCGCGGCGATCGCCGCCAACTACTCGAAGTATCGTGAATTGCGCGAGGCGATCGAGGAATTGGAGCTGCAGGAGAGCCGCACGCCGGCCACCTCCGCCAAGCTGGGCGTGTGCCTCCATCTGGTGGGCCGCTACAGCGAGGCGATCGAGGTGCTCTCGCACGCCGACGGCGGGGCGCTGACCCACTTTTACCTGGGCCGTGCGAATTTGTCGCTCGACAAGTACGAGGAGGCGCTCACCGCCTACGAGTCGGCCGAACGGGCCGGCTACGACAAGGGCATTGTCGCCTTGGCCAAGGCCGAAGCCAAACGCTACATGGGCGACGCCGAGGGCTCGCTGGCGATCCTCGACAACCTGTCGGGCGCGGTCGAGCAGACGGCCGACTACCTTTACCAGCGTTCCGCCACGGTGCAGGCGATGGGGGGCAACCAGTCGGAGGTCGTCGCCCTCTTGGAGCGCGCCGTCGGAGCCGACGACAAGCACTCCGGCGCCTTGTTCGGCCTCGCGCTGCAGAACGATCGCAGCGGCAACGACAGCTACGCCCGCGAGCTGTACGAGCAAGCGGCCCAGCAGTTCCCCACACACATCGGCACCTTGCTGAACCTCGGCGTGCTGTACGAGGACATGGAGCAGTACGAGCGCGCCAAGGGCTGCTACCAGCGGATCCTCGACGCCCACCCCTCGCACTGGCGAGCGCGGCTCTACTTTAAGGACGCCGACGCCAGCCGCGACATGTTCTACGACGAGGAGGCCCGCCGCCAGCAGGACCGCCTCAGCCAGGTGCTCAGCATCCCGGTGACCGACTTCGAGCTCAGCGTCCGCAGCCGCAACTGCCTGCAGAAGATGGGCGTCATGACCCTCGGCGATCTCACCGAGACGACCGAGCAAGAGCTGCTGGCGAGCAAGAACTTCGGCGAGACCTCGCTGGTCGAGATCCGCGAGATGCTGCACTCCAAGGGCCTCGACCTGGGGCAGTTCGCCAACCAGCGCCGCGAGGAAGAGCCCGCCTACGACCCGGACAGCATGTCGCCGGACGAGCGGGCGTTGTTGGACCGACCGATCTCGGACCTCAGCCTCTCGGTGCGGGCCCGCAAGTGCATGGTGCGGCTCGGCCTCACCACGGTGGGCGAGCTCGTCCGCCGCACGGGCGACGACCTGCTGGAGTGCAAGAACTTCGGCGTCACGAGCCTCAACGAAGTCCGCGAGAAGCTCACCGCCAACGGCCTGAAGCTGCGTGGCGACTGA